The following proteins come from a genomic window of Gossypium raimondii isolate GPD5lz chromosome 5, ASM2569854v1, whole genome shotgun sequence:
- the LOC128041264 gene encoding leucine-rich repeat protein 1-like encodes MQLEYIFVFVINRLSGSIPTYLGNITSLAYLDLEANQFSGQVPPEIGKLVNLRTLRLSYNRLTGDLPVQLAELKNLTDL; translated from the exons ATGCAACTTGAGTACAT CTTTGTCTTTGTTATTAATCGACTATCCGGGAGTATTCCGACTTATTTGGGGAACATTACCAGCCTTGCATACTT AGACCTTGAAGCAAATCAATTTTCAGGACAAGTCCCTCCAGAGATTGGAAAGTTAGTTAACTTGAGAACTTT AAGATTATCTTACAACAGACTGACCGGAGATTTGCCGGTGCAACTTGCTGAACTGAAAAACTTGACGGACTTATAA